A single window of Flavobacterium aestivum DNA harbors:
- the pafA gene encoding alkaline phosphatase PafA gives MRKIVLFLVCVFSISSQAQQRPKLVVGVVVDQMKMEYLYRFSDDFSTKGFKRLMDNGFTFYNMNYNYVPTFTAPGHASIYTGTTPAVHGIIGNDWYIRSTGKNMYCTDDASVKTLVEGTEKEGAMSPKNLQSTTITDEFRMATNFTGKVIGLSIKDRGAILPAGHFANWAFWCTKSGAFISSSFYGDKMPDWVTQFNSEKNYMKYIDKGWSLLKPIETYNESLPDNNPYEGRLDKTLPPVFPYNLSKIYKESGMEVLKTTPFGNDFLAELAMRAIEKEELGKDNVTDFLTVSFSSTDYVGHTFGPRSMEIQDTYLRLDLTIATFLDYLDKTVGKDNYLIFLTADHAVAENPIYLKDHKYNVTNISSKEIFASLNKFSTDTFGANLVLSYSNFNVYLNRDLIKEKGLELAKVKQSFKDYLMTQAYVKRVYSQEDILGATGQDYYLNFIFKGYDPKQSGDLVILEGAGYLESIETGTTHGTPNSYDTNVPLLFYGWNIPKGESVKKEYITEIAPTLSKMLKITTPNGSESQVLEDLFVKK, from the coding sequence ATGAGAAAAATTGTTTTGTTTTTAGTATGTGTTTTTTCTATTAGTAGTCAAGCACAACAACGCCCTAAATTGGTTGTTGGAGTTGTAGTAGATCAAATGAAAATGGAGTATTTGTATCGATTTTCAGATGATTTTTCAACTAAAGGTTTTAAAAGACTGATGGATAATGGGTTTACTTTTTATAACATGAACTATAATTATGTGCCAACATTTACTGCTCCTGGGCATGCTTCTATCTACACAGGTACAACGCCTGCAGTGCACGGAATCATTGGGAATGATTGGTATATTCGTTCTACTGGAAAAAATATGTATTGTACAGATGATGCAAGTGTAAAAACATTAGTAGAAGGTACAGAAAAAGAAGGGGCGATGTCTCCAAAAAATCTTCAGAGTACTACAATTACTGATGAATTTAGAATGGCAACAAATTTTACTGGTAAAGTAATCGGTTTGAGTATTAAAGATCGTGGAGCTATTTTGCCTGCGGGTCATTTCGCAAACTGGGCATTTTGGTGTACTAAATCGGGAGCATTTATTTCAAGTAGTTTTTATGGAGATAAAATGCCGGATTGGGTAACTCAATTCAACAGCGAAAAGAATTATATGAAATATATCGATAAAGGCTGGAGTTTGTTGAAACCAATTGAAACTTATAACGAAAGCTTACCGGATAATAACCCATATGAAGGAAGATTAGATAAAACTTTACCACCTGTATTTCCTTATAATTTGAGTAAAATTTATAAAGAATCTGGAATGGAAGTTTTAAAAACGACTCCATTTGGAAATGATTTCTTGGCTGAATTAGCCATGAGAGCGATTGAAAAAGAAGAATTGGGTAAAGATAATGTTACTGATTTTTTGACAGTAAGTTTCTCTTCAACTGATTATGTTGGACATACTTTTGGTCCAAGATCTATGGAGATTCAAGATACTTATTTGCGTTTGGATCTTACTATTGCAACATTTTTAGATTATTTGGATAAAACAGTTGGAAAGGATAATTATTTAATTTTCTTGACTGCAGACCATGCTGTTGCTGAGAATCCGATTTATTTGAAAGATCATAAATACAATGTAACTAATATTTCATCGAAAGAGATTTTTGCTTCGTTGAATAAATTCTCTACGGATACCTTTGGTGCTAATTTAGTACTGAGTTATTCTAACTTTAATGTTTATTTAAATAGAGATCTCATAAAAGAGAAAGGTTTGGAATTGGCTAAAGTGAAGCAAAGTTTTAAAGACTATTTGATGACTCAAGCTTATGTAAAAAGAGTGTATTCGCAAGAAGATATTTTGGGCGCAACGGGTCAAGATTATTATTTGAATTTTATTTTTAAAGGATATGATCCTAAACAAAGTGGAGATCTGGTAATTCTTGAAGGTGCAGGATATTTGGAAAGTATTGAAACAGGAACTACACACGGAACACCTAATAGTTATGATACAAATGTGCCTTTGCTTTTTTACGGATGGAATATTCCAAAAGGAGAATCAGTGAAAAAAGAGTACATAACAGAGATAGCACCTACGCTTTCTAAAATGCTAAAAATTACTACCCCAAATGGATCTGAATCTCAAGTTCTAGAAGATTTATTTGTTAAGAAATAA
- a CDS encoding NAD(P)H-dependent flavin oxidoreductase, which produces MNKITSLFNIKYPIIQAGMIWNSGYKLASAVSNAGGLGLIGAGSMYPEVLREHIQKCKKATDKPFGVNVPMLYPNIEEIMKIIVDEGVKIVFTSAGNPKTWTSFLKENGITVVHVVSSSVFALKAQEAGVDAVVAEGFEAGGHNGREETTTFTLIPMVKDKISIPLIAAGGIATGRGMLAAMALGADGVQVGSRFAASLESSSHENFKQTIVDVKEGDTQLTLKELAPVRLIKNKFYQDVQELYEKCPTKEELAALLGRARAKRGMFEGDLIEGELEIGQIAGLIKKVVPAKEIMIEMITDFEQAKKEVVSFDF; this is translated from the coding sequence ATGAATAAAATAACAAGTCTTTTCAATATTAAATATCCTATTATCCAAGCAGGAATGATCTGGAATAGTGGCTATAAATTAGCTAGTGCTGTGAGTAATGCAGGAGGATTAGGTTTGATAGGAGCCGGATCAATGTATCCGGAAGTATTGAGAGAACATATACAGAAATGTAAAAAAGCTACAGATAAACCATTTGGTGTAAATGTCCCGATGTTGTATCCCAACATTGAAGAAATAATGAAAATTATCGTAGATGAAGGTGTGAAAATTGTTTTTACATCGGCAGGTAATCCTAAAACATGGACTTCATTTTTGAAGGAAAATGGCATAACGGTTGTACATGTAGTGAGTAGCTCAGTTTTTGCATTAAAAGCACAAGAGGCTGGAGTAGATGCTGTAGTTGCAGAAGGTTTTGAAGCCGGAGGTCACAACGGGAGAGAGGAAACTACAACTTTTACTTTAATCCCGATGGTAAAAGATAAAATTTCGATTCCGCTTATTGCAGCAGGAGGTATTGCAACGGGACGTGGTATGCTTGCCGCAATGGCTCTAGGAGCAGATGGTGTACAGGTTGGAAGTAGATTTGCAGCTTCGTTGGAATCATCATCTCATGAGAATTTTAAGCAAACTATTGTTGATGTAAAAGAAGGGGATACACAATTAACGCTAAAGGAATTAGCACCTGTTCGTTTGATTAAAAACAAATTTTATCAAGACGTACAAGAGTTATATGAAAAATGTCCGACCAAAGAAGAGTTAGCCGCTTTATTAGGAAGAGCTAGAGCAAAACGCGGTATGTTTGAAGGTGATTTAATCGAAGGTGAATTAGAAATTGGGCAAATTGCAGGTCTAATAAAAAAAGTGGTTCCGGCAAAAGAGATTATGATTGAAATGATAACCGATTTTGAGCAAGCAAAGAAAGAAGTAGTTTCATTTGATTTTTAA
- the lysA gene encoding diaminopimelate decarboxylase: MQANDLLHLAEQFGSPLYVYDAEKIQSQYNRLTKAFSKVANLRINYAMKALSNVAILQLLRDMGSGLDTVSIQEVLLGLHAGYAPEKIFYTPNGVSLEEIEEVHSLGVQINIDNLSILEQFGAKHPHVPVCIRINPHVMAGGNANISVGHIDSKFGISVHQLPHLVRIVENTNMNIVGIHMHTGSDILDIEVFLYAAEILFDAAKNFKNLEFLDFGSGFKVPYKKDDIETDIEELGRKLSKRFNAFCHEYGKDLTLIFEPGKFLVSEAGFFLAKVNVVKQTTSTVFAGIDTGFNHLIRPMLYGSQHHIENISHPKGKERFYSVVGYICETDTFATNRRITEIKEGDILCFRNAGAYCFSMSSNYNSRYKPAEVLWMNGKGHLIRAHETFEDLLRNQIPLPVEAAINLN, translated from the coding sequence ATGCAAGCAAACGATTTACTACACTTAGCTGAACAATTTGGAAGTCCACTTTATGTTTATGATGCCGAAAAAATACAATCTCAGTATAATAGGTTAACAAAGGCTTTTTCTAAAGTAGCCAATTTACGCATCAACTATGCAATGAAAGCATTGTCAAATGTTGCCATACTCCAGTTATTGAGAGATATGGGATCTGGACTAGACACTGTTTCTATTCAAGAAGTATTATTAGGATTACATGCTGGATATGCCCCAGAAAAAATATTTTATACCCCAAATGGAGTTTCTCTTGAGGAAATTGAAGAAGTACATTCATTAGGAGTACAAATCAACATAGACAATTTGTCTATATTAGAGCAATTTGGTGCAAAACATCCTCATGTTCCTGTTTGTATTCGTATCAACCCACACGTAATGGCTGGTGGAAATGCAAATATTTCGGTAGGACATATCGATAGTAAATTTGGTATTTCAGTACATCAATTACCACATTTGGTTCGTATTGTAGAAAACACCAATATGAACATCGTAGGTATTCACATGCATACCGGTTCAGACATTTTGGACATTGAAGTATTTTTATATGCTGCCGAAATTTTGTTTGACGCTGCTAAAAACTTCAAAAATCTTGAATTTTTAGATTTTGGTAGTGGCTTTAAAGTACCTTACAAAAAAGACGATATCGAAACGGATATTGAAGAATTAGGTAGAAAACTATCAAAAAGATTCAATGCATTCTGTCATGAATATGGTAAAGATTTAACCTTGATATTCGAACCAGGTAAATTCTTAGTAAGTGAAGCAGGTTTCTTTTTGGCCAAAGTAAATGTAGTAAAACAAACTACATCAACCGTTTTTGCTGGAATAGACACTGGATTCAATCACTTAATTCGTCCAATGCTTTATGGCTCACAACATCATATTGAAAACATTTCTCATCCAAAAGGTAAAGAACGTTTTTACTCTGTTGTTGGATACATATGCGAGACAGACACATTTGCTACCAACCGAAGAATAACCGAAATAAAAGAAGGAGACATTTTATGTTTCCGTAATGCAGGAGCTTATTGTTTCTCAATGTCATCAAACTATAATTCACGATACAAACCAGCTGAGGTTTTATGGATGAATGGAAAAGGTCATTTAATCAGAGCGCATGAAACGTTCGAAGATTTATTAAGAAACCAAATTCCGTTACCTGTAGAAGCAGCGATAAACTTAAACTAA
- a CDS encoding glutamate synthase subunit beta: MGKIGGFKEYNRTDESNVAVRERITNYNEFTIPLKKDKIKEQGSRCMDCGIPFCHSSCPLGNLIPDFNDMVHQEEWESALKILQSTNNFPEFTGRLCPAPCEKSCVLGIISEPVAIENIEKNIIERGFAEGWIKPQAPEVRTGKTVAVIGSGPAGLAAAQQLNRAGHTVTVFERDNAIGGLLRYGIPNFKLEKGIIDRRVKVLEAEGIVFKTNVNVGVNYSVEELNAFDSIVLCGGATERRNLPTKGADSKGVVQAMDFLTQQTKVLYGETIENQVLATGKDVIVIGGGDTGSDCVGTSNRHGAKSVTNFEIMPKPPVGRSETTPWPFWPLQLKTSSSHEEGCDRNWLINTKEFLANEKGELVGLKTVEVSWKMVPGQRPELIEKEGSEKIWPCDLALLALGFTGPEKTLAEQLGLQIDMQSNYKATNYQTNVPHIFTAGDMRRGQSLIVWAISEGREAAREVDLYLMGATNLPTKGKGDLPSL, from the coding sequence ATGGGTAAGATAGGTGGATTTAAAGAATATAACAGAACCGACGAAAGTAACGTTGCTGTTCGAGAAAGAATAACAAATTATAATGAATTTACAATTCCGTTAAAAAAAGACAAAATCAAAGAACAAGGTTCAAGATGCATGGATTGCGGAATTCCATTTTGTCATAGCTCATGTCCATTAGGGAATTTAATTCCTGATTTTAACGACATGGTTCATCAGGAAGAATGGGAAAGTGCTTTGAAGATTTTACAGTCAACAAACAATTTCCCTGAGTTTACAGGTCGCTTATGCCCTGCTCCTTGCGAGAAATCATGCGTATTAGGAATTATTAGTGAGCCAGTTGCTATCGAAAATATTGAAAAAAATATTATCGAAAGAGGTTTTGCAGAAGGTTGGATCAAACCACAAGCTCCAGAGGTAAGAACAGGAAAAACCGTTGCCGTAATCGGATCGGGTCCTGCCGGATTGGCCGCTGCACAACAGCTAAATCGTGCCGGACATACTGTTACCGTTTTTGAAAGAGACAATGCAATAGGTGGATTATTACGCTATGGAATTCCTAATTTTAAATTAGAAAAAGGAATTATTGACAGACGTGTAAAAGTGTTAGAAGCAGAAGGAATTGTTTTTAAAACTAATGTTAACGTTGGAGTTAATTATAGCGTAGAAGAATTAAATGCTTTTGATTCAATTGTATTATGTGGTGGCGCAACCGAAAGAAGAAACTTACCTACTAAAGGAGCAGATAGCAAAGGAGTTGTTCAAGCAATGGACTTCTTGACTCAACAAACCAAAGTATTGTACGGAGAAACAATAGAAAACCAAGTATTGGCGACCGGAAAAGATGTAATTGTTATTGGTGGTGGAGATACAGGATCAGATTGTGTGGGAACTTCAAACAGACACGGAGCAAAATCGGTAACTAATTTTGAAATTATGCCTAAACCTCCTGTAGGAAGAAGCGAAACTACCCCATGGCCATTTTGGCCGTTGCAATTGAAAACATCTTCATCACACGAAGAAGGTTGCGACAGAAACTGGTTGATTAATACCAAAGAATTCCTGGCGAATGAAAAAGGAGAACTGGTTGGATTAAAAACCGTTGAAGTTTCTTGGAAAATGGTACCGGGACAAAGACCTGAACTAATCGAAAAAGAAGGTTCTGAAAAAATATGGCCTTGTGATTTAGCACTATTAGCCCTTGGATTTACAGGACCAGAAAAGACTTTAGCCGAGCAATTAGGCCTACAAATTGATATGCAAAGCAATTATAAAGCTACCAACTATCAGACAAATGTCCCTCACATTTTCACTGCCGGTGATATGAGAAGAGGGCAATCCTTAATTGTATGGGCTATTTCTGAAGGTCGTGAAGCAGCAAGAGAAGTAGATTTATACTTAATGGGCGCAACCAATCTACCAACAAAAGGTAAAGGTGACTTGCCTTCTCTATAA